The following proteins are co-located in the Acidimicrobiales bacterium genome:
- a CDS encoding NAD(P)H-dependent oxidoreductase — protein sequence MARLLVIHHTPSPPTHTLLDAVRDGATTDEIEGVEVVLRPALALTIPDVLDADGYLLGTPANFGYMSGALKHAFDTVYYPVLDATQGRPYGLWVHGNNDTSGAVRAVESITTGLGWVLAQPPLEVIGSPDRDATDAAWELGAAVAAGLMPDG from the coding sequence ATGGCCCGCCTACTCGTCATCCACCACACCCCCTCGCCCCCCACCCACACGCTGCTCGACGCGGTACGCGACGGCGCCACGACCGACGAGATCGAAGGGGTCGAGGTGGTGCTGCGCCCCGCGCTGGCCCTGACCATCCCCGACGTGTTGGACGCCGACGGCTACCTGCTCGGGACACCGGCCAACTTCGGCTACATGTCGGGGGCGCTCAAGCACGCCTTCGACACCGTGTACTACCCGGTGCTCGACGCCACCCAGGGTCGGCCCTACGGCCTGTGGGTGCATGGCAACAACGACACCTCCGGAGCGGTGCGTGCCGTCGAGTCGATCACCACGGGTCTCGGCTGGGTCCTGGCCCAGCCGCCGCTGGAGGTGATCGGCTCGCCCGACCGCGACGCCACCGACGCCGCGTGGGAGCTCGGCGCAGCGGTCGCGGCGGGACTGATGCCCGACGGCTGA
- a CDS encoding adenosine deaminase, which produces MPEPPTLESIREAPKVLLHDHLDGGLRPRTIVELAEEYGYERLPTTDVDELGAWFHAGADRKDLALYLDTFQHTVAVMQHRDALVRVARECAEDLAADGIVYAEVRFAPELHLEQGLSLDEVVDAVQEGFHQGSDGRAITVGTLLTAMRTAANSREIAELAVRHRGDGVVGFDIAGKEAGYPPSRHLDAFQYVQRANFHITVHAGEAFGLPSIWEALQWCSAERLGHGVRIVDDITVAADGEAHLGDMAAFVRDRRVPLEMCPTSNVHTGVCDTIAEHPIGLLAKLRFRVTVNTDNRLMSNISLSEELAGLVDAFGYGWDELQWLTINAMKSAFWPFERRLALINDVIKPGFARLEG; this is translated from the coding sequence GTGCCCGAACCGCCCACTCTGGAATCCATCCGTGAGGCGCCCAAGGTGCTGCTTCACGACCACCTCGACGGCGGGCTGCGGCCACGGACCATCGTCGAGCTGGCCGAGGAGTACGGCTACGAGAGGCTTCCGACCACCGACGTCGACGAGCTCGGCGCCTGGTTCCACGCCGGCGCCGACCGCAAGGACCTGGCGCTGTACCTGGACACCTTTCAGCACACCGTCGCGGTGATGCAGCACCGAGACGCCCTGGTGCGGGTCGCCCGCGAGTGCGCTGAGGATCTCGCGGCCGACGGCATCGTCTATGCCGAGGTCCGCTTCGCCCCCGAGCTCCACCTGGAGCAGGGCCTGAGCCTCGACGAGGTGGTCGACGCGGTCCAGGAGGGCTTCCACCAGGGCTCGGACGGGCGGGCCATCACCGTCGGAACGCTTCTCACCGCCATGCGCACCGCCGCCAACTCCCGCGAGATCGCCGAGCTGGCCGTCCGCCACCGGGGCGACGGCGTGGTGGGGTTCGACATTGCCGGCAAGGAAGCGGGGTACCCGCCGTCGCGCCACCTCGATGCGTTCCAGTACGTGCAACGGGCCAACTTCCACATCACGGTCCACGCGGGCGAGGCCTTCGGGCTGCCGTCGATCTGGGAGGCCTTGCAGTGGTGCAGCGCCGAACGCCTCGGCCACGGGGTGCGGATCGTCGACGACATCACCGTCGCGGCCGACGGCGAGGCCCACCTGGGCGACATGGCTGCGTTCGTGCGGGACCGGCGGGTGCCGTTGGAGATGTGTCCCACCTCCAACGTCCACACCGGGGTGTGCGACACCATCGCCGAGCACCCCATCGGACTGCTGGCCAAGCTGCGGTTCCGGGTGACGGTCAACACCGACAACCGGCTGATGAGCAACATCTCGCTGTCCGAGGAGCTGGCCGGGCTGGTCGATGCGTTCGGCTACGGGTGGGACGAGCTGCAGTGGCTGACGATCAACGCCATGAAGAGCGCCTTCTGGCCCTTCGAGCGGCGTCTGGCGCTGATCAACGACGTGATCAAGCCCGGCTTCGCCCGCCTGGAGGGATAG
- a CDS encoding YqgE/AlgH family protein — translation MSEDGAMSFVSHAGRLLVATAAIGDPNFERSVVLLLDHDEDGSLGLVLNRPSELSAAEILPGWSDLTVDPGVVFAGGPVEQEGIIGLGRRTQRELDGPFQVTVGPVGVIDLSAEPVEAVGTVEGIRLFAGYASWGPGQLESELLATAWWIVDADPTDPLTDDPDDLWAAVLRRQPEPLRRWSFYPVDPSWN, via the coding sequence ATGAGCGAAGATGGGGCCATGTCGTTCGTGTCCCACGCGGGTCGGCTGTTGGTGGCCACGGCCGCCATCGGCGATCCGAACTTCGAACGTTCCGTCGTGCTGTTGCTCGACCACGACGAGGACGGCTCCCTCGGCCTGGTCCTGAACCGTCCCTCGGAGCTGTCGGCCGCCGAGATCCTGCCCGGGTGGTCCGACCTCACCGTCGATCCCGGTGTGGTGTTCGCCGGTGGGCCGGTCGAACAGGAGGGCATCATCGGTCTGGGTCGTCGCACCCAGCGCGAGCTCGACGGTCCCTTCCAGGTCACCGTCGGGCCGGTGGGGGTCATCGACCTCAGCGCCGAACCGGTCGAGGCCGTCGGCACCGTCGAAGGCATCCGTCTGTTCGCGGGCTATGCCTCGTGGGGGCCTGGCCAGCTCGAGTCCGAGCTGTTGGCCACCGCCTGGTGGATCGTCGACGCCGACCCGACCGACCCCCTCACCGACGATCCCGACGATCTCTGGGCGGCGGTGCTCCGCCGCCAACCCGAGCCCCTGCGGCGGTGGTCGTTCTATCCGGTCGACCCGAGCTGGAACTGA
- a CDS encoding phytanoyl-CoA dioxygenase family protein, which produces MISDDQARAYERDGFLVIEDFVDPDTCRRLIDRANHLVDTFDPDAEASASIFSTVEQTRTADDHFLSSGDRVSFFFEEEAFDDHGELRQAKELSINKIGHALHDLDPVFEPFSHSSRLGEVATGIGMVDPVVLQSMYIFKQPNIGGEVVCHTDHTFLWTEPMSVTGFWFALEDATTENGCMYALPGGHRMPVRKRFVRAPGGGTDFEVFDPDDYPLDGIVPLEAPAGTLIVLHGLLPHLSGPNRSPRSRHAYTLHAIERGASYPAENWLQRRAEMPLRGFAA; this is translated from the coding sequence GTGATCAGCGACGACCAGGCCCGGGCCTACGAGCGCGACGGGTTCCTCGTGATCGAGGACTTCGTCGACCCCGACACCTGCCGGCGACTCATCGACCGGGCCAACCACCTGGTCGACACCTTCGACCCCGACGCCGAGGCCAGCGCGTCGATCTTCTCCACCGTCGAACAGACCCGCACCGCCGACGACCACTTCCTCTCCTCCGGCGACCGGGTGAGCTTCTTCTTCGAGGAGGAGGCGTTCGACGACCACGGCGAGCTCCGCCAGGCCAAGGAGCTGTCGATCAACAAGATCGGCCACGCCCTCCACGACCTCGACCCGGTGTTCGAGCCGTTCTCGCACTCGTCCCGGCTCGGCGAGGTCGCCACCGGCATCGGCATGGTCGATCCGGTCGTGCTGCAGTCGATGTACATCTTCAAACAGCCCAACATCGGCGGCGAGGTCGTCTGCCACACCGACCACACGTTCCTGTGGACCGAACCGATGTCGGTCACCGGGTTCTGGTTCGCCCTCGAGGACGCCACCACCGAGAACGGGTGCATGTACGCGCTGCCGGGCGGCCACCGCATGCCGGTCAGGAAGCGGTTCGTGCGGGCTCCCGGCGGCGGCACCGACTTCGAGGTCTTCGACCCCGACGACTACCCCCTCGACGGCATCGTTCCGCTCGAGGCGCCCGCCGGCACCCTCATCGTCCTGCACGGCCTGCTGCCCCACCTGAGCGGCCCCAACCGGTCGCCCCGGTCGCGCCACGCCTACACGCTCCACGCCATCGAACGGGGTGCGAGCTATCCGGCCGAGAACTGGCTGCAGCGCCGGGCGGAGATGCCACTGCGCGGGTTCGCCGCCTGA
- a CDS encoding maleylpyruvate isomerase family mycothiol-dependent enzyme, translating into MGSDTVHDAYREGRRRLTTWGSTLDGAEAATPVPALPGWTVKDTFSHLVGLAADVCAGGLSGPPDDAVTARQVDDRAGCSLAAVLDEWSTVGPQLEDVLAELGRDAPLPLVIDIWSHEVDMRSALQVPLPDGGAAERFLDRAARRGIGRGWSERGVPPLRIVVEDDEWVAGGDEPDGTLTTTRFELGRVMLGRRSRDQMLGLQWSAADPAPWIAAIPVFGPASIDVVDSPRA; encoded by the coding sequence ATGGGGAGCGACACGGTTCACGACGCCTACCGCGAGGGGCGCCGGCGCCTCACGACCTGGGGATCCACCCTCGATGGAGCCGAGGCGGCCACCCCGGTGCCGGCGCTGCCCGGCTGGACCGTCAAGGACACGTTCTCCCATCTCGTGGGGCTGGCAGCCGATGTGTGTGCGGGCGGGCTGTCCGGCCCTCCCGACGATGCGGTCACCGCCCGTCAGGTCGACGACCGGGCCGGCTGCTCGCTCGCGGCGGTCCTCGACGAGTGGAGCACCGTCGGACCCCAGCTCGAGGACGTGCTGGCCGAGCTGGGACGCGACGCCCCGCTCCCGTTGGTCATCGACATCTGGAGCCACGAGGTCGACATGCGTTCGGCGCTTCAGGTTCCGCTCCCCGACGGAGGCGCCGCCGAGCGGTTCCTCGACCGTGCCGCCCGCCGGGGGATCGGTCGTGGATGGTCCGAGCGAGGCGTCCCGCCGCTACGGATCGTGGTCGAGGACGACGAGTGGGTCGCTGGTGGCGACGAACCGGACGGCACCCTCACCACCACCCGGTTCGAGCTGGGCCGCGTCATGCTGGGTCGGCGTAGCCGGGACCAGATGCTGGGTCTCCAGTGGTCGGCAGCGGACCCCGCGCCCTGGATCGCGGCGATCCCGGTGTTCGGTCCCGCATCGATCGACGTCGTCGACTCCCCCCGGGCCTGA
- a CDS encoding DsbA family oxidoreductase — protein sequence MRIDIWSDVICPWCFLGKRRFDQAVERLGGLDGVEVRWRAFQLDPTATTEPGDLKRSIEAKYGSGAFDQMTRRLGALGEADGIDYRFDLAKRVNTIDAHRLVAWSLATDGPAVQAALVEVLFRAYFQEGANVADHATLAGAATEVGLDGDAAAAMLAGGDHLATVEADLVQAREHGIAGVPAFVLDEAFVIPGAQDTDTFVNLIGRVLDRA from the coding sequence GTGCGCATCGACATCTGGTCCGACGTCATCTGCCCGTGGTGCTTTCTCGGCAAGCGCCGGTTCGACCAGGCGGTCGAACGCCTCGGCGGCCTCGATGGCGTCGAGGTCCGGTGGCGGGCCTTTCAGCTCGACCCCACCGCCACCACCGAGCCCGGCGATCTGAAGCGTTCGATCGAGGCCAAGTACGGCTCGGGGGCGTTCGACCAGATGACGCGGCGTCTGGGCGCGCTCGGCGAAGCAGACGGGATCGACTACCGGTTCGACCTGGCCAAGCGGGTGAACACCATCGATGCCCACCGCCTGGTGGCCTGGTCGTTGGCGACCGATGGCCCTGCCGTGCAGGCCGCCCTGGTCGAGGTGCTGTTCCGGGCCTACTTCCAGGAAGGGGCCAACGTCGCAGACCATGCCACGCTGGCGGGTGCGGCCACCGAGGTTGGCCTCGACGGCGACGCCGCCGCGGCGATGCTGGCCGGCGGCGACCACCTCGCCACCGTCGAGGCGGACCTGGTCCAGGCCCGCGAGCACGGCATTGCCGGTGTGCCCGCCTTCGTGCTCGACGAGGCGTTCGTCATCCCCGGCGCCCAGGACACCGACACCTTCGTCAACCTGATCGGCCGGGTCCTCGACCGGGCGTGA
- a CDS encoding cytidine deaminase: MNPLTDAAIDRLVAEARVHGERARVPYSSFRVGAAVLTADGVTVGGCNVETASYGLAICGERTAMFSAVAGGHHDLVALAVSCLDGDVGRPATLMPCGACRQVMVELLGRDALVVIDGVGRFELNELLPHPFRL, from the coding sequence GTGAACCCCCTCACCGACGCCGCCATCGACCGCCTCGTCGCCGAGGCCCGGGTCCACGGCGAACGGGCACGGGTGCCCTACTCGTCGTTTCGGGTCGGCGCCGCCGTGCTCACCGCCGACGGGGTCACCGTCGGCGGGTGCAACGTCGAGACCGCCAGCTACGGGCTGGCGATCTGCGGTGAGCGGACCGCCATGTTCTCCGCTGTCGCCGGCGGCCACCACGACCTGGTCGCGCTGGCGGTGAGCTGTCTCGACGGAGACGTCGGTCGCCCCGCCACCCTGATGCCGTGCGGGGCCTGCCGACAGGTGATGGTCGAGCTGCTCGGCCGCGACGCGCTGGTGGTCATCGATGGTGTCGGCCGGTTCGAGCTCAACGAGCTGCTCCCCCATCCGTTCCGACTCTGA
- a CDS encoding thymidine phosphorylase, with translation MDVVDIIRAKRDGHRLSDEQIDWFIGAYTDGEVADEQASALLMAIVFRGMEADELAHWTAAMIASGTRLDLSGVGRPTVDKHSTGGVGDKVSLILCPLVAACGAAVPQLSGRGLGHTGGTLDKLESIPGWGATVSTDDMIRILRDIGGVICAAGGDLAPADRKLYALRDVTGTVEAIPLIASSIMSKKIAEGTDALVLDVKVGSGAFLPEREMADELARTMVGLGEAHGVRTSALLTAMDTPLGLTAGNALEVQEAVDVLAGGGPPDLIEVTLALATEMLALAGIDTDPAVALADGRAMDTWRAMISAQGGDPDASLPRSRHTGTITCPTDGVLQRLDARAVGIAAWRLGAGRARKEDPVSAAAGVIMHAKPGDTVRAGQPLLELHTDDPTRLEHAEAALEGALDIGAHPPEAMPLIIDRIGP, from the coding sequence GTGGATGTCGTCGACATCATCCGGGCCAAGCGCGACGGGCACCGCCTGAGCGACGAGCAGATCGACTGGTTCATCGGTGCCTACACCGATGGCGAGGTCGCCGACGAACAGGCATCGGCGCTGCTGATGGCCATCGTCTTCCGGGGCATGGAGGCCGACGAGCTGGCCCACTGGACCGCGGCGATGATCGCCTCCGGCACCCGGCTCGACCTGTCCGGCGTGGGGCGGCCCACCGTCGACAAGCACTCCACCGGCGGGGTGGGCGACAAGGTGTCGCTCATCCTCTGCCCGCTGGTCGCAGCCTGCGGCGCGGCGGTGCCACAGCTGTCCGGCCGCGGGCTCGGCCACACCGGTGGAACCCTCGACAAGCTCGAGTCGATCCCCGGGTGGGGGGCGACGGTCTCCACCGACGACATGATCCGGATCCTGCGCGACATCGGCGGGGTCATCTGCGCCGCCGGCGGCGACCTGGCACCGGCCGACCGCAAGCTCTACGCCCTGCGCGACGTCACCGGCACCGTCGAGGCCATCCCGCTCATCGCGTCGTCGATCATGTCCAAGAAGATCGCCGAGGGCACCGACGCTCTCGTCCTCGACGTCAAGGTCGGCAGCGGCGCGTTCCTGCCCGAGCGCGAGATGGCCGACGAGCTGGCCCGCACCATGGTCGGCCTCGGCGAGGCCCACGGGGTGAGGACCTCGGCGCTGCTCACCGCGATGGACACTCCTCTGGGGCTCACCGCCGGCAACGCCCTGGAGGTGCAGGAGGCGGTCGACGTGCTCGCCGGGGGCGGCCCCCCGGACCTCATCGAGGTGACCCTGGCCCTGGCCACCGAGATGCTGGCGCTGGCCGGCATCGACACCGATCCCGCCGTCGCCCTTGCCGATGGTCGGGCGATGGACACCTGGCGGGCGATGATCTCGGCTCAAGGTGGCGACCCCGACGCTTCCCTCCCCCGGTCCCGACACACCGGGACGATCACCTGTCCCACCGACGGCGTGCTGCAACGTCTCGACGCCCGTGCCGTGGGCATCGCCGCCTGGAGGCTCGGTGCCGGGCGGGCCCGCAAGGAGGACCCGGTCAGCGCGGCCGCGGGCGTGATCATGCACGCCAAGCCGGGCGACACCGTTCGGGCCGGCCAACCACTGCTCGAGCTGCACACCGACGACCCGACCCGCCTGGAGCACGCCGAGGCGGCGCTCGAAGGGGCTCTCGACATCGGTGCCCACCCACCCGAGGCCATGCCGCTGATCATCGATCGGATCGGACCGTGA
- a CDS encoding ABC transporter permease yields the protein MTAPETPNTADEALVEPSPTGIRPWQRFRDLHPWQRGLLMASVGILLLSVTRIIADTSELTSSGTWGAALRLGVPIGLAGLGGVFSERSGVINIGLEGMMILGTWFGAYGAWQFGLWWGVVLGLLGGAIGGLLHALATVTFGVDHIISGVAINILGGGIARYLSVITYTPGTGGGATQSPAITDSISTVSIPFLAGGKLLGWDSPDLFGWFEQHGWFFVSDVAGILKGLTANLSLFTVLAVALFPLAFWVLWRTAFGLRVRACGENPEAAESLGVAVYKMKYAAITISGGLAGLGGAFLALVASNLYREGQTGGRGFIGLAAMIFGNWRPGGAAVGAGLFGFTDALQLRSSEAIQGLLLFIALLAAAFALRSLIQQRGLLTTMLLAATSIGFLAWYIVSDEVPSQFVNFTPYVVTLLVLAFAAQRLRPPAWIGRVYRKGEVH from the coding sequence ATGACCGCACCCGAGACCCCGAACACCGCCGACGAGGCCCTCGTCGAGCCGAGCCCGACCGGGATCCGTCCCTGGCAACGGTTCCGCGACCTGCACCCCTGGCAGCGCGGCCTGCTCATGGCCAGCGTCGGCATCCTGTTGCTGTCGGTCACCCGGATCATCGCCGACACCTCCGAGCTGACCTCCTCGGGAACGTGGGGGGCTGCGCTGCGCCTCGGCGTCCCGATCGGTCTCGCCGGACTCGGCGGCGTCTTCTCCGAGCGGTCCGGCGTCATCAACATCGGGCTCGAGGGCATGATGATCCTCGGCACCTGGTTCGGAGCCTACGGAGCATGGCAGTTCGGCCTCTGGTGGGGAGTGGTGCTCGGACTGCTCGGCGGAGCGATCGGTGGCCTGCTCCACGCGCTGGCCACGGTCACCTTCGGTGTCGACCACATCATCTCGGGCGTGGCGATCAACATTCTCGGTGGAGGCATCGCCCGCTACCTCTCGGTGATCACCTACACGCCGGGCACCGGAGGCGGAGCGACCCAGTCCCCCGCGATCACCGACAGCATCAGCACGGTCAGCATCCCGTTCCTCGCCGGCGGCAAATTGCTGGGGTGGGACAGCCCCGACCTGTTCGGATGGTTCGAGCAGCACGGCTGGTTCTTCGTGTCCGACGTGGCCGGGATCCTCAAGGGGCTCACGGCCAACCTCTCGCTGTTCACCGTGCTCGCGGTCGCGCTCTTCCCGTTGGCGTTCTGGGTGCTCTGGCGCACCGCATTCGGGCTGCGCGTGCGCGCCTGCGGCGAGAACCCCGAGGCGGCGGAGTCGCTCGGTGTCGCCGTCTACAAGATGAAGTACGCCGCCATCACCATCAGCGGTGGCCTCGCCGGTCTCGGCGGGGCGTTCCTCGCCCTGGTGGCATCCAACCTCTACCGGGAGGGCCAGACCGGCGGTCGGGGGTTCATCGGGCTCGCCGCCATGATCTTCGGCAACTGGCGTCCCGGCGGTGCCGCGGTGGGTGCCGGGCTGTTCGGGTTCACCGACGCCCTGCAGCTCCGCAGCAGCGAGGCCATCCAGGGGCTGTTGCTCTTCATCGCCCTGCTCGCCGCCGCGTTCGCCCTCCGCTCGCTGATCCAGCAGCGCGGGCTCCTGACGACGATGCTCCTCGCCGCCACCTCCATCGGGTTCCTGGCCTGGTACATCGTCTCGGACGAGGTCCCCAGCCAGTTCGTGAACTTCACCCCCTACGTCGTCACCCTGCTGGTGCTGGCCTTTGCCGCCCAACGATTGCGGCCCCCGGCGTGGATCGGTCGCGTCTACCGCAAGGGTGAGGTGCACTAG
- a CDS encoding ABC transporter permease: MTLVRRAGLALVAPVLALAFSVALSSVFLLLADAPPLDAYREMWAYGTRSDSLVSMVNRAVPLYLSGLAVAIGIKMGLLNIGVEGQYRIAAVAAAAVGSWIVLPAPLHVAVILLTAIIAGMAWITIPTVLKVTRGVHEVISTIMLNFISIGLTAWLLANFLDTRSSASDLLLATDTIPESGRFPSLNPVLEALGLELRAGTELHGFVIIAALIGIGFYLVIWRTRFGFDLRAAGVNRQAALVSGVDSKAMIAKVLLISGGLAGLVGMSQLLGFFHRYTVDFPAQLGFTGIAVALLGRNHPAGIAIGALLFGFMERSAQILDLEGIPKEIVVIMQGIIVISVVVAYELVRRFREAQEQREVSREMADATQSSTGGATT; this comes from the coding sequence GTGACCCTGGTCCGCCGCGCGGGACTCGCCCTGGTGGCGCCGGTGCTGGCACTGGCCTTCTCCGTTGCACTGTCGTCGGTCTTCCTCCTGCTCGCCGACGCTCCCCCACTCGACGCCTATCGCGAGATGTGGGCATACGGGACCCGCAGCGACTCGCTGGTGTCGATGGTGAACCGGGCGGTGCCGCTCTACCTGTCGGGCCTCGCGGTCGCGATCGGCATCAAGATGGGTCTGCTCAACATCGGCGTCGAGGGTCAGTACCGCATCGCCGCCGTCGCCGCCGCCGCGGTCGGCTCGTGGATCGTGCTGCCGGCGCCGCTGCACGTCGCGGTCATCCTGCTCACCGCGATCATCGCCGGCATGGCCTGGATCACCATCCCCACCGTGTTGAAGGTGACCCGCGGTGTCCACGAGGTGATCTCGACCATCATGTTGAACTTCATCTCCATCGGGCTCACCGCATGGCTGCTGGCCAACTTCCTCGACACCCGGTCATCGGCATCGGACCTGCTGCTGGCGACCGACACCATCCCCGAGTCCGGCCGGTTCCCGTCGCTCAACCCGGTGCTCGAGGCTCTCGGCCTCGAGCTGCGAGCCGGCACCGAGCTCCACGGCTTCGTCATCATCGCCGCGCTCATCGGCATCGGCTTCTACCTGGTCATCTGGCGCACCCGCTTCGGGTTCGACCTGCGCGCCGCCGGGGTCAACCGCCAGGCTGCGCTGGTCAGCGGCGTCGACTCCAAGGCGATGATCGCCAAGGTCCTGCTCATCTCTGGCGGTCTGGCCGGGCTGGTGGGCATGTCCCAGCTCCTCGGCTTCTTCCACCGCTACACCGTCGACTTCCCCGCCCAGCTCGGCTTCACCGGGATCGCCGTCGCCCTGCTGGGTCGCAACCACCCCGCGGGCATCGCCATCGGCGCCCTGCTCTTCGGCTTCATGGAGCGTTCGGCCCAGATCCTCGATCTCGAGGGGATCCCCAAAGAGATCGTCGTGATCATGCAGGGGATCATCGTGATCTCGGTCGTGGTCGCCTACGAGCTCGTGCGGCGTTTCCGTGAAGCCCAGGAGCAGCGCGAGGTGAGCCGCGAGATGGCCGATGCGACCCAGAGCTCGACAGGGGGTGCGACCACATGA
- a CDS encoding ABC transporter ATP-binding protein has product MEASNAVELRGITKRFPGVVANHDVDLTVSRGEIHAVVGENGAGKSTLMKVLYGMQRPDEGTVAVNGAPVQLRTPTDAIDAGIGMVHQHFMLADNLTVLENVILGAEPRRGASLDRAEARRQIDYLAEAYGFRIDLDRLVADLGVGERQRIEILKVLFRGARILILDEPTAVLVPQEVEDLFHNLRGLKDDGVTMIFISHKLDEVLSIADTITVMRAGTTVATVEPGDVTARDLAELMIGSELPTPETRESTVTDTAQLEVSGLGVRDQSGRSLIEEVSFTVHRGEIVGIAGVEGNGQHDLIDALLGIAAPTEGRIILGGRDITDDPTRDRREAGLGYIPQDRHREGLLLPAPLWENTMLGHQRQAPFARGPWIDRTGARERTEEVLETFDVRAPGVGVAAHALSGGNQQKLIVGREMAARPAMLIAAHPTRGIDVGAQAAVWEELRNARGDGLAVLLISADLEELIGLSDTLHVIYGGRLVAHLDPATVTAKELGAHMTGTGRDAA; this is encoded by the coding sequence GTGGAAGCATCCAACGCCGTCGAGCTGCGCGGGATCACGAAGCGGTTCCCCGGCGTGGTGGCCAACCACGATGTCGACCTCACCGTGTCCCGCGGCGAGATCCACGCCGTCGTCGGCGAGAACGGGGCCGGCAAGTCGACCCTGATGAAGGTCCTCTACGGCATGCAGCGGCCCGACGAGGGGACCGTCGCCGTGAACGGAGCGCCGGTCCAGCTCCGCACTCCCACCGATGCCATCGACGCCGGCATCGGCATGGTCCACCAGCACTTCATGCTCGCCGACAACCTCACCGTGCTCGAGAACGTCATCCTCGGCGCCGAGCCGCGACGGGGCGCAAGCCTCGACCGGGCCGAGGCCCGGCGCCAGATCGACTACCTGGCCGAGGCCTACGGGTTCCGGATCGATCTCGACCGACTCGTCGCCGACCTCGGTGTCGGTGAGCGCCAGCGGATCGAGATCCTCAAGGTGCTGTTCCGTGGGGCCCGGATCTTGATCCTCGACGAGCCGACCGCGGTGCTGGTCCCCCAGGAGGTCGAGGACCTGTTCCACAACCTGAGGGGACTCAAGGACGACGGGGTGACGATGATCTTCATCTCGCACAAGCTCGACGAGGTCCTCTCGATCGCCGACACCATCACGGTGATGCGGGCCGGGACCACCGTCGCCACCGTCGAACCCGGCGACGTCACCGCCCGCGACCTCGCCGAGCTGATGATCGGCAGCGAGCTGCCCACACCCGAGACCCGCGAGAGCACGGTCACCGACACCGCCCAGCTCGAGGTGTCGGGCCTGGGTGTTCGCGACCAGTCCGGACGGTCCCTCATCGAGGAGGTGAGCTTCACGGTCCACCGTGGCGAGATCGTCGGCATCGCCGGGGTCGAGGGCAACGGTCAGCACGACCTCATCGATGCACTGCTCGGCATCGCCGCGCCGACCGAGGGACGCATCATCCTCGGCGGCCGCGACATCACCGACGACCCCACCCGGGACCGCCGCGAGGCCGGGCTCGGCTACATCCCCCAGGACCGCCACCGCGAGGGCCTCCTGCTTCCGGCGCCGCTGTGGGAGAACACCATGCTCGGCCACCAGCGCCAGGCGCCCTTCGCCCGAGGGCCGTGGATCGACCGAACCGGGGCGCGGGAGCGCACCGAGGAGGTCCTCGAGACCTTCGACGTGCGCGCCCCCGGCGTCGGCGTTGCCGCCCACGCCCTGTCCGGTGGCAACCAGCAGAAGCTCATCGTCGGCCGGGAGATGGCCGCGCGCCCGGCGATGCTCATCGCGGCCCATCCCACCCGCGGCATCGACGTCGGGGCCCAGGCCGCGGTGTGGGAGGAGCTGCGCAACGCCCGCGGCGACGGGCTGGCGGTGCTGCTCATCTCCGCCGACCTCGAGGAGCTCATCGGCCTGTCCGACACGCTCCACGTCATCTACGGCGGACGCCTCGTCGCCCACCTCGACCCGGCCACGGTCACCGCGAAGGAGCTCGGCGCCCACATGACCGGCACCGGACGGGACGCCGCGTGA